In the Gemmatimonadota bacterium genome, GTGGGGCTCGAGGGGTATGGGCTCCGGCTCGGCGAGCGCGTGCCGATCATCTCGCCGTCCACGAAGGAGAACGCCGACTACCTCGAGACCAAGCGCACCAAGCTCGGTCATCTCCGGGCCGTCTGATGGCCGAGTTCATCGGGGAGCCGGCGGGCGCGGGCCATCGCGTGGTGATCGTCGCCGCGCGCTTCAACTCGCACGTCACGGAGAAGCTCGTCGAAGGCGCGTTCGACGCCTGCGTGCGGCACGGCGTGAAGTTCGAGGACGTTGACATCATCTGGGTGCCCGGGGCGTGGGAGCTGCCGCCGGCCGTGATGAAGGCGCTGCAGACGGACCAGTACACCGCCGTCGTCGCGCTCGGCGCGGTGGTGCGGGGCGACACGCCGCACTTCGACTTCGTGGCCGGCGAGGCCTCGCGCGGACTGGCGCTGCTGCAGGGCGAGTACGGCGTGCCCGTCGGCTTCGGTCTGCTCACCTGCGACACGATGGAGCAGGCCGAGGCGCGCGCCGGCGGCGCGCACGGCAACAAGGGCTGGGACTCCGCGCTCGCCGCGCTCGAGATGGCCGACCTCTTCGGTCGGCTCGACAACGCCGCCGGGGCGGACGAGTAATGGCCGTGCGTCTGGAGACCCGCGGGCGCTCGCGCGCCCTGCAGGCGCTGTACGCCTGGGACGTGCGAGGGACGCCGCCCGACCTCGCGCGCATCGCGATGCTCGTCTGGGACGATCTCGCGATCCAGCCCGACGAGCGATCCTTCGCGCTCGCGCTGATCCAGCTCGTCGCCGCCGAGCGGGGCGAGATCGACCGCGAGTTGAGCGACGTGACCACCAACTGGCGTCTCGACCGGCTCGGGCACATCGAGCGGTCGGTGCTCCGACTGGCCGCCGCCGAGCTGATGCAGGGCGGCACACCGCCGCGCGTCGTCATCCAGGAGTGCGTGCGGCTCGCCGAGCGCTTCGGGACGGCGCACAGCGCGCGGTTCGTCAACGGCGTGATCGATGCGCTCGCGCGACGGATGGGCCGCCTGTCGTGAGGATCTGCGCGGTCAACTGGCAGGACATCGAGAATCCCCTCGGCGGCGGCGCGGAGACGCACCTGCACGAGATCCTCGAGCGGCTCGCCGCCTGGGGACACGAGGTCGTGCTCCTCTGCGGCGGATGGCCGGACTGCCCGCCGCGCGTCACGCGGAAGGGCATCGAGATCCATCGCGTGGGGACGCGCCAGACCTTCGCGCTGCACGCGCGGCGCTACTGGGAGCGGCACCTCAAGCAGCGGCACTTCGATGTGCTCTTCGAGGACATCAACAAGATGCCGCTCTTCACCACGCGGTGGGGCGGGGCGCAGCGCGTGGTGGTCGTGGTCCCGCATCTCTTCGGCGGCGCGGCCTTCCAGGAACTGAACGCCGTGCTGGCGTCCGCGGTCTGGCTCTCCGAGCGCCCCATCCCCTGGATGTACCGCGGCGTTCCATTCCAGGCGATCAGCGAGAGCACCGGCGACGACCTCGTCGCGCGCGGCATCGCGCGCGATCGTGTGGTGGTGATCCCCCCCGGCGTGTCCCACGAGCACTACACACCGGATGCCTCGGTCCGGTCGCCCACGCCGGTCTTCTCGTATCTGGGGCGGCTCAAGAAGTACAAGGGGGTCGACCTGGTCATCCGCGCCTTCGCGCAGGTGCAGCGGCGGGATGCGGTCCTCGAGATCGCCGGGGCGGGGGACTTCCGTCCCGCGCTCGAGGCGCTCGCGCGTTCGCTTGACCTGACCGAGCGCGTGCGTTTCCTTGGCTTTGTGAGCGAGACGGAGAAGCTCGCGCTGCTGCGCCGCTCCTGGGCGGTCGCGCTCGCCTCTCCGAAGGAAGGGTGGGGCCTGACGAACGTCGAGGCGGAGGCCTGCGGGACGCCGGTCGTCGCGTCGGATTCGCCGGGCATCCGCGAGTCGGTGCGTCACGGCGAGACGGGCTTCCTCGTCCCGCACGGGGACGTCGCCGCACTCGCGGCCGCGATGGACCGCCTCGCCGGGTCCCCGGCGCTGGTGGAGGAGATGGGGGGACGCGCCCGCGCGTTCGCCGAGACGTTCACGTGGGATCGCTGCGCCCGCGAGACCGAGGCGCACCTGCTCCGCGTGCTCAACCCGGGAGGGTGACGATGGACGTGCATTTCCATGCGCATCACGCCGAGGTGTCCGCGCACATGCGCAAGCGCGCCGAGCGAGAGGTCCGGCGCGCGGCGCAGCGGATCCCGCGCGTGGTCGAGGCGATCGTCCGCTTCGAACAGGACGGGACGGTGCGACGGGTGAGCGTGACGCTCCGCGCGCCCCAGCACCACGACCTCGTCGCCAGCGGCGAGGGACGGTGGTTCGGACCGTCGCTCGCGCTCGCCCTTGCGCGCATCCGCACGCAGGCCGCGCGCGAGAAGCGGGCGCTCCCGAAGGGCCGGGCGCGCGAACTCGCGCGCGCCCGTTCCCGCGCCTGAGCCCGAACCGTCCATGGCCCCGCTGACCGTCGGCGCGTTCTACGAGCGCACCAAGGACCTGCTCGAGCTCTCCATGCTCGGCAGTCCCGAGGGCTTCACGCGCGAGGTGCCGTCGTCCGACGCGTCGGGCCCCGGCCTCGTCCTCGCCGGCTACACCGGTCGCTTCGTCCCCTCGCGCATCCAGGTGCTCGGCGAGACGGAGGTCAGCTATCTCCGGTCGCTCGACGACACCGAGCGCGCGCGGATCCTCGCCACCTTCCTTGGCTATCCCATCCCGTGCGTGATGGTGACCAAGGGGCTGGAGCTCCCGGCGGGCATGGACGAGGCGGCGAAGCAGGCGGGCGTCTCGATCCTCGTCTCGGCGCTCAAGACGGCGGAGTTCTACAACCGCATCACGCCGTTCCTCCTCGACGCGTTCGCCCCGCAGACCTCGCTGCATGGCTCGCTCGCCGACGTCTACGGCGTGGGACTCCTCTTCACCGGGGCGAGCGGCATCGGCAAGTCCGAGTGCGTGCTCGACCTCGTCGAGCGCGGCCATCGCCTCGTCGCCGACGATCTCGTGATCACGCGCCGCAAGGGGGCGGACGTCCTCATCGGCTCCGGGCACCCGCTCCAGCGCCACTACATGGAGATCCGCGGCATCGGCCTCATCGACGTGCGCTCGATCTTCGGGGTGCGGTCGGTGCGGCAGCAGAAGCGCATCGAGGTCGTGGTCGTCCTCCAGGAGTGGAAGGAGGGCATGGCGGTGGAGCGTACCGGGCTCGAGATGGAGCAGACGACGATCCTCGGGGTCGATATCCCGAAGATCACGGTGCCACTCAATCCCGGGAAGAACATCACGGTGATCGCGGAGGTGATCGCGATGAACCACCTGATGCGCTACAGCGGGCATGATCCGGCGCAGGCCTTCAACGAGCGCCTCAAGGGGCACATGCGCGAGAAGAAGGCCGATGTGCAGCGCTATCTCCTCGATGACGACGAGTGACCGATGAGTGACGGCGCCTCCGGCAGGACCCGGGCGGTCGTCGCGGGTCACGGCACCTTCGCCGAGGGGATCCGGTCCGCGGTCGAGCAGATCTCCGGGCGTGGCGACTGCTTCATCGCGGTGAGCAATGCCGGGCTCGGCCCCAGGGAGATCGAGACCGTCCTGCGCGAGGCGCTCGCGCGTTCGGGCGCGAGACTCATCTTCACCGACCTCCCCGCGGGGAGTTGCACGATGGCCGCGCGCCGACTCCAGCGCGAGGATCCGGCGTTGACCGTCGTCACCGGCGCCGCGCTCCCCACGATCCTCAGCTACGCCTGCGGCGGCGACCTCGGCAAGGCGGCCGAACAGGGCCGCGAGGCCCTCACCGTGCTCGAGGGCAAGCGTGACGCTTGAGCTCTTCCGCATCGATGACCGCCTGATCCACGGACAGGTCGTCGTCGGCTGGGGACAGCCGTGCACGCTCGGCTTCTTCGTCCTCGTGGACGATGACGTCGCCGCGTCGGAGTGGGAGCAGGAGCTCTACCGGATGGGGGTGCCGCCGGAGATGGACCTCCACTTCGAGTCGGTGGCGAGCGCCGCGGCGCGTCTGGCGGAGTACCGGCGGGATCCCCGCCCGGGCATGCTCCTCACGGGAGACATCGCGACGATGCAGCGGCTCGTCGCCGCGGCGCCCGGCATCCGGGCGGTGATGGTCGGCGGGATCCACCACAAGCCGGGACGCGCGCCGCGGCTCCGGTATGTCTTCCTGACGGCAGATGAGGAGCAGCGGCTGCGCGACCTCGCGGCCGCGGGCGTGACCGTCACCGCGCAGGACGTGCCGCAAGCCGCGGCGCTCCCGCTCGACGACCTCCTCCGCGGCGATGGGTCCGGCTGATGTCCCTCGCCGACCTCCTCCAGCTGCTGCCGCTCGCCGTCCTCGGCGCCGTGCTCGGCCTCGACGTCGTGAGCTTCCCGCAGGCGATGCTCTCGCGCCCGGTCGTCGCGGCGACGCTCGCGGGCGCGCTCATCGGCGAGCCGGGTCGGGGGCTGCTCATGGGGGTCGCGCTCGAGTTCTTCGCCCTCGAGTCGATGCCGTTCGGGGCCTCGCGCTACCCCGAGTGGGGCTCCGCCTCCGTGGTCGGCGGCGTGCTCTTCGCTCAGGTGCCTGAGGGCACCCCGTCGGCGATGAGCGTCGCCGCCCTCGCGGCGCTCGTCACCGCCGGGATCGGCGGATGGACGATGGTGATGCTGCGGCGGTGGAACGCGCACTGGGCCCGCAAACAGCAGGACCGCATCGCCCGCGGGTCGGGCAGCGCGGTCGTCGCGCTCCAGCTCTTCGGGATGTCGTCGGACCTGCTCCGCGGCGGCCTCCTCACGCTCCTCGCCCTCGTCGCGTTCGTCCCCATCCATCAGGCCGCGACCGCGACGGTGCGGGTCTCGCCGGTGCTGAGTCGGGCGGTCGTCGTCGCCATCGCCTCGGCGGTCGGACTTGCCGCGGTCTGGAAGGTCGTGCACGGGACCACCGGGGCACGCTGGTACCTGCTCGGCGGACTTGCGATCGGCT is a window encoding:
- a CDS encoding HPF/RaiA family ribosome-associated protein; translation: MDVHFHAHHAEVSAHMRKRAEREVRRAAQRIPRVVEAIVRFEQDGTVRRVSVTLRAPQHHDLVASGEGRWFGPSLALALARIRTQAAREKRALPKGRARELARARSRA
- a CDS encoding glycosyltransferase family 4 protein; this encodes MRICAVNWQDIENPLGGGAETHLHEILERLAAWGHEVVLLCGGWPDCPPRVTRKGIEIHRVGTRQTFALHARRYWERHLKQRHFDVLFEDINKMPLFTTRWGGAQRVVVVVPHLFGGAAFQELNAVLASAVWLSERPIPWMYRGVPFQAISESTGDDLVARGIARDRVVVIPPGVSHEHYTPDASVRSPTPVFSYLGRLKKYKGVDLVIRAFAQVQRRDAVLEIAGAGDFRPALEALARSLDLTERVRFLGFVSETEKLALLRRSWAVALASPKEGWGLTNVEAEACGTPVVASDSPGIRESVRHGETGFLVPHGDVAALAAAMDRLAGSPALVEEMGGRARAFAETFTWDRCARETEAHLLRVLNPGG
- the nusB gene encoding transcription antitermination factor NusB, with product MAVRLETRGRSRALQALYAWDVRGTPPDLARIAMLVWDDLAIQPDERSFALALIQLVAAERGEIDRELSDVTTNWRLDRLGHIERSVLRLAAAELMQGGTPPRVVIQECVRLAERFGTAHSARFVNGVIDALARRMGRLS
- the hprK gene encoding HPr(Ser) kinase/phosphatase; amino-acid sequence: MAPLTVGAFYERTKDLLELSMLGSPEGFTREVPSSDASGPGLVLAGYTGRFVPSRIQVLGETEVSYLRSLDDTERARILATFLGYPIPCVMVTKGLELPAGMDEAAKQAGVSILVSALKTAEFYNRITPFLLDAFAPQTSLHGSLADVYGVGLLFTGASGIGKSECVLDLVERGHRLVADDLVITRRKGADVLIGSGHPLQRHYMEIRGIGLIDVRSIFGVRSVRQQKRIEVVVVLQEWKEGMAVERTGLEMEQTTILGVDIPKITVPLNPGKNITVIAEVIAMNHLMRYSGHDPAQAFNERLKGHMREKKADVQRYLLDDDE
- a CDS encoding 6,7-dimethyl-8-ribityllumazine synthase, which produces MAEFIGEPAGAGHRVVIVAARFNSHVTEKLVEGAFDACVRHGVKFEDVDIIWVPGAWELPPAVMKALQTDQYTAVVALGAVVRGDTPHFDFVAGEASRGLALLQGEYGVPVGFGLLTCDTMEQAEARAGGAHGNKGWDSALAALEMADLFGRLDNAAGADE
- a CDS encoding PTS sugar transporter subunit IIC, with translation MSLADLLQLLPLAVLGAVLGLDVVSFPQAMLSRPVVAATLAGALIGEPGRGLLMGVALEFFALESMPFGASRYPEWGSASVVGGVLFAQVPEGTPSAMSVAALAALVTAGIGGWTMVMLRRWNAHWARKQQDRIARGSGSAVVALQLFGMSSDLLRGGLLTLLALVAFVPIHQAATATVRVSPVLSRAVVVAIASAVGLAAVWKVVHGTTGARWYLLGGLAIGFGLAGSML
- a CDS encoding PTS sugar transporter subunit IIB, whose product is MTLELFRIDDRLIHGQVVVGWGQPCTLGFFVLVDDDVAASEWEQELYRMGVPPEMDLHFESVASAAARLAEYRRDPRPGMLLTGDIATMQRLVAAAPGIRAVMVGGIHHKPGRAPRLRYVFLTADEEQRLRDLAAAGVTVTAQDVPQAAALPLDDLLRGDGSG